A single genomic interval of Calypte anna isolate BGI_N300 chromosome 3, bCalAnn1_v1.p, whole genome shotgun sequence harbors:
- the CENPQ gene encoding centromere protein Q codes for MKSHRASSNKSGENTGGGKRTLKSQNQPESSRKRKRTDGEGRKQGQKGKQATQAVKRKAKEDRDYSPPVLTEGKGSSKTVKLTSAKTGSWQTLSESSRQFLETVMDSVILSVLCQQSERKGDVQKHLNLLKGRLLKSFKTLKVPPGKLGNLKNVRSLRMAEKQMLETNEESLAQLQDEVTEAQQAAGCTDETLQQLQYKIQVLKNQLEEDERKARKVFQEPSSRALQLPELPKHSLQAPTLQEEILKIKDQKGLLKDMNIIQQSDDLKNMLSLIEKTYEKVDFL; via the exons ATGAAAAGCCACCGTGCATCTTCTAATAAAAGTGGGGAGAACACTGGTGGgggaaaaagaacattaaaatcacaaaatcaGCCAGAGtcttccaggaaaagaaagagaacagatggagaaggaagaaagcaaggtCAAAAAGGAAAG caggCCACTCAGGCAGTGAAAAGGAAGGCTAAGGAAGACAGGGACTATTCCCCTCCAG tattaacagaaggaaaagggtCTTCAAAAACAGTGAAACTAACCAGTGCTAAAACAGGATCTTGGCAGACACTCtcagagagcagcaggcagTTTCTGGAAACTGTGATGGATTCAGTAATACT atcTGTTTTGTGCCAACAAAGTGAGAGAAAAGGTGATGTTCAGAAGCACCTCAATTTACTGAAAGGAAG GTTGCTGAAATCTTTCAAGACTTTAAAGGTTCCTCCAGGGAAGTTGGGCAACCTGAAGAATGTCCGGAGCCTTCGAATGGCAGAGAAACAAATGCTTGAGACAAATGAAGAGTCTTTGGCACAATTGCAG GATGAAGTAACTGAAGCTCAGCAAGCAGCAGGATGCACTGATGAAactctccagcagctgcagtatAAAATCCAGGTGCTCAAGAACCAGTTagaggaagatgaaagaaaggCCAGGAAG GTGTTTCAGGAACCCAGCAGTAGAGCACTCCAACTTCCAGAGCTCCCCAAGCACAGTTTGCAGGCACCCACTTTGCAG gaagaaattttgaaGATAAAAGATCAGAAAGGTCTTTTAAAGGATATGAACATTATCCAGCAGTCAGATGACTTGAAGAACATGTTAAGCCTCATTGAGAAGACCTATGAAAAGGTGGATTTCCTTTGA